The following proteins come from a genomic window of Miscanthus floridulus cultivar M001 chromosome 2, ASM1932011v1, whole genome shotgun sequence:
- the LOC136532553 gene encoding probable glutamyl endopeptidase, chloroplastic isoform X2, translating to MSSISILHRSCLRLGLLPFSPLRARATTLRLPLPQPRRHLHQPRRSAMSSAASRLSHIAAATGGGGGAAGESNESPPAASAAAQEDDGLSSGDMGYRLPPKEIQDIVDAPPLPVLSFSPNKDKILFLKRRALPPLSDLAKPEEKLAGLRIDGNSNTRSRMSFYTGIGIHKLLDNGTLSPEKEVHGYPVGARINFVTWSQDGRHISFSVRVDEEDNKSGKLRVWIADVESGEARPLFKSPEIYLNAIFDSFVWVNDCTLLVCTIPETRGAPPHKPSVPSGPKIQSNESKNVVQVRTFQDLLKDEYDAELFDYYAASQLVLASLDGTVKPIGPPAIYTSVDPSPDDKYIMLSSIHRPYSYIVPCGRFPKKGELWTVDGKFIRELCDLPLAEDIPITISSVRKGKRSINWRPDKPSTLYWVETQDGGDAKVEVSPRDIVYMENAEPINGEHPEILHKLDLRYAGTSWCDESLALVYESWFKTRKIRTWVLSPDKKDVSPRILFDRSSEDVYSDPGSPMFRRTAMGTYVIAKIKKEDGNTYVLLNGMGATPEGNVPFLDLFDINTGSKERIWESDREKYYETVVALMSDKTDGELSLDQLKILTSIESKTENTQYYLQTWPEKNQVKITNFPHPYPQLASLYKEMIRYQRKDGVQLTANLYLPPGYDPSKDGPLPCLVWSYPGEFKSKDAAGQVRGSPNEFPGIGATSPLLWLARGFAILSGPTIPIIGEGDEEANDRYVEQLVASAEAAVEEVVKRGVAHPDKIAVGGHSYGAFMTANLLAHAPHLFCCGIARSGAYNRTLTPFGFQNEDRTLWEATSTYVEMSPFMSANKIKKPILLIHGEQDNNSGTLTMQSDRFFNALKGHGAQSRLVILPFESHGYSARESIMHVLWETDRWLQNYCVNGTSKVDSVSEADSENKTLSASGGSAAREGLNPEGFSSLPRSLMW from the exons ATGTCCTCCATCTCCATCCTGCACAGATCCTGCCTCCGCCTAGGTCTGCTGCCGTTCTCACCTCTGCGTGCTCGCGCCACCACTCTACGCCTTCCCCTTCCTCAGCCGCGGCGGCATCTCCACCAGCCCCGCCGGAGCGCCATGAGCTCTGCCGCGTCCAGGCTGTCGCACATCGCCGCTGCCACCGGCGGCGGGGGAGGCGCGGCCGGGGAGTCGAATGAGTCGCCGCCGGCCGCATCCGCCGCGGCCCAGGAAGACGATG GTCTTTCATCTGGGGACATGGGCTACCGCCTTCCTCCAAAAGAAATACAGGATATTGTCGACGCACCACCACTTCCTGTCTTGTCATTCTCTCCAAACAAAGACAAAATTCTGTTCCTAAAGCGTCGAGCACTGCCACCACTATCAGACCTTGCAAAGCCTGAGGAGAAGCTTGCTGGTCTTAGGATTGATGGCAATTCTAATACTAGGAGCCGAAT GTCTTTCTACACTGGAATAGGTATCCATAAGCTATTAGACAATGGGACTTTGAGCCCAGAGAAAGAGGTGCATGGATACCCAGTAGGTGCAAGGATTAATTTTGTCACCTG GTCACAAGACGGCCGCCATATATCCTTCAGTGTTCGAGTTGACGAG GAGGACAACAAAAGTGGAAAGCTGAGAGTGTGGATTGCTGATGTGGAATCTGGAGAAGCAAGGCCACTTTTTAAATCGCCTGAGATATACCTAAATGCTATTTTTGACAG CTTTGTATGGGTTAACGATTGTACACTGCTAGTCTGCACTATTCCTGAGACACGTGGAGCTCCACCACATAAGCCATCAGTTCCATCTGGCCCAAAAATTCAGTCTAACGAGTCAAAGAATGTAGTCCAAGTGAGAACTTTCCAGGATCTGCTGAAAGATGAGTATGATGCTGAACTATTTGATTACTATGCAGCCTCACAGCTTGTGTTAGCCTCTTTGGATGGAACAGTGAAGCCAATTGGCCCTCCAGCTATATATACATCTGTTGATCCATCACCGGATGATAAATACATAATGCTTTCTTCTATCCACCGCCCATATTCCTACATTGTACCTTGTGGGAGGTTTCCAAAGAAAGGTGAATTGTGGACTGTAGATGGAAAGTTTATTAGGGAACTTTGTGATTTGCCCCTGGCTGAGGACATTCCAATTACGATTAGCAGTGTACGCAAGGGAAAACGCTCGATTAATTGGAGACCAGACAAACCTTCGACACTGTACTG GGTGGAGACACAAGATGGTGGAGATGCAAAAGTAGAAGTCTCCCCTCGTGACATAGTTTACATGGAAAATGCTGAGCCTATAAATGGTGAACACCCAGAGATTCTGCATAAACTTGACCTTCGCTATGC TGGCACCTCCTGGTGTGATGAATCTCTTGCTTTAGTGTATGAATCTTGGTTTAAAACTCGGAAAATCAGAACATGGGTGCTTTCTCCTGATAAAAAAGATGTCAGCCCACGCATTTTATTTGACCGATCTTCAGAAGATGTATACTCTGACCCTGGCTCACCAATGTTTCGAAGAACTGCGATGGGAACATATGTCATTGCAAAGATCAAGAAAGAAGACGGAAATACTTATGTCTTGTTGAATGGGATGGGTGCCACACCAGAAGGAAATGTTCCATTCCTCGATTTGtttgatat AAATACTGGGAGTAAAGAACGGATATGGGAGAGCGACAGGGAAAAGTACTATGAAACTGTTGTTGCACTGATGTCAGACAAAACTGATGGGGAACTGTCCCTTGATCAGTTAAAGATACTTACATCGATAGAATCAAAAACAGAAAACACACAATATTACTTGCAGACTTGGCCAGAAAAGAATCAAGTTAAGATCACAAATTTCCCCCACCCATATCCTCAGCTTGCTTCCTTGTATAAGGAAATGATAAGATACCAGCGGAAGGATGGAGTTCAACTTACAGCAAACTTATACCTGCCCCCAGGGTATGATCCATCAAAAGATGGACCTTTGCCATGTCTAGTTTGGTCCTACCCTGGTGAATTTAAAAGCAAAGATGCTGCTGGTCAAGTTCGTGGTTCCCCTAATGAATTTCCAGGGATTGGTGCTACATCTCCTCTTCTTTGGTTAGCTAGAGG GTTTGCTATTCTGTCTGGTCCAACAATCCCAATTATTGGTGAAGGCGATGAAGAGGCCAATGACAG ATATGTGGAACAACTAGTAGCAAGTGCAGAGGCTGCAGTTGAGGAAGTTGTCAAAAGAGGG GTGGCTCACCCTGATAAAATTGCTGTTGGTGGTCATTCGTATGGTGCATTCATGACAGCTAATCTGCTGGCTCACGCTCCTCATCTTTTCTGCTGCGGAATTGCTCGCTCTGGAGCTTACAACAGGACTCTAACTCCGTTTGGTTTTCAG AACGAGGATAGAACACTCTGGGAGGCAACAAGTACATATGTCGAGATGAGCCCTTTCATGTCTGCAAACAAAATCAAGAAACCAATTTTACTTATCCATGGAGAGCAGGACAACAATTCTGGGACACTGACAATGCAG TCAGACCGATTCTTCAATGCCTTGAAAGGTCATGGTGCGCAATCTCGTTTGGTCATACTTCCTTTTGAGAGCCATGGGTACTCTGCTAGGGAGAGTATTATGCACGTCCTCTGGGAGACCGATAGGTGGCTGCAGAACTACTGTGTAAACGGTACTAGCAAGGTTGACTCAGTGTCAGAGGCTGACAGTGAAAACAAAACATTGTCAGCTAGTGGCGGCAGTGCAGCCCGTGAAGGTCTAAACCCCGAGGGATTCTCATCATTACCACGATCGCTTATGTG
- the LOC136537239 gene encoding uncharacterized protein has translation MPLGPASACCSSSPFNVAATAPEPPRAGIPAVPRGTSSSTRSAPVPGAAASPLLVPAAPPLPLAPLVLRCPAVQALQRLAPPRLCGSRLVTMAAATVPRRAGSVALGRASRALPGVRTTIAPCARHCPGPCQAQLHSHRGSSFGRAGVAVASHPRPIVANAREHACRRGCCEPSSSSTASVAPIGGLIVRTYGSPSPLAKRTPPPPCHAPKRPAVDLFGPCVARPRCGHASCRASTNASLSQYHAASTAHSRLCRGLLLGFAAGRWLCSVRSVLGKKMR, from the coding sequence ATGCCCCTCGGCCCCGCGTCTGCCTGCTGCTCTTCCTCTCCCTTCAACGTAGCCGCCACAGCGCCCGAGCCGCCGCGCGCTGGCATCCCCGCGGTCCCGCGTGGCACCAGCAGCTCCACGCGCAGCGCGCCCGTGCCAGGCGCGGCCGCATCCCCGCTGCTTGTGCCAGCAGCGCCACCTCTCCCGCTTGCCCCCTTGGTCCTGCGCTGCCCCGCCGTTCAAGCTCTGCAGCGCCTTGCTCCTCCGCGCCTCTGTGGCTCGCGCTTGGTCACCATGGCCGCGGCCACCGTGCCCCGCCGCGCTGGGTCCGTTGCTCTTGGCCGAGCCAGCCGAGCTCTGCCCGGTGTCCGCACCACCATCGCGCCCTGCGCCCGCCACTGCCCAGGACCGTGTCAAGCACAACTCCACAGCCACCGCGGCTCCTCCTTTGGCCGTGCTGGAGTTGCAGTCGCATCGCATCCGCGCCCCATCGTCGCCAACGCGCGCGAGCACGCCTGTCGCCGTGGGTGCTGCGAGCCGAGCTCGTCCTCCACCGCTTCCGTCGCACCTATCGGCGGCCTTATCGTGCGGACGTATGGCTCGCCCTCACCACTGGCTAAGCGCACGCCTCCACCTCCGTGCCATGCTCCGAAGCGTCCCGCCGTGGATCTGTTCGGTCCCTGCGTCGCGCGTCCTCGCTGTGGCCACGCCTCATGTCGCGCGAGCACCAACGCCTCGCTGTCGCAGTACCACGCCGCCTCCACGGCCCACAGTCGTCTGTGCCGCGGTCTCCTGCTGGGTTTCGCCGCCGGCCGGTGGCTCTGCTCCGTGCGCTCTGTTCTTGGGAAGAAGATGAGGTGA